From one Nematostella vectensis chromosome 7, jaNemVect1.1, whole genome shotgun sequence genomic stretch:
- the LOC116612146 gene encoding substance-K receptor yields MNITNQTNSSTLPSHIHPSYPRELRLFMRSVEGLTTIVGILCNVLVCVVILGRARKSAISHYLLSLATADLGILIFIVPVFIVRMEAVTWPFGEFGCVFMLPLAEMFYPASIWTITFIAVSRYISIVRRSHLRPRVRGTKSLKVTKATLAGIWLAAFLSGSLPMFFMFRLIKVRFKWFCSPQWPARNTIAYVRAYHLITSLIHYFIPLVIILATYCTIRNTLESSIDFHKKMHQGRKNEDSNTIALNIKSKRILTPLVLAFAILMLPVTLARLLQLFNVAIHYYLLSDIFLLCLATNSAIDPFIYYMVNSEFRTDLINMFKARPRLPSRASNISLTVTSLPRSGRTLSVCRNTSDGNVRNEPRDLQEIDFAVFPYTRTNSDAGLTFQARGRGEVDLCGIIQREGRDTNCNWDIQSDSSSGIKDPTEGCSVICENRNAIE; encoded by the coding sequence ATGAACATCACCAATCAAACCAACAGCTCGACTCTACCCTCCCACATCCATCCCAGCTACCCCCGCGAGCTCAGGCTTTTCATGCGATCCGTGGAGGGATTGACGACTATTGTGGGTATCCTGTGTAATGTTCTGGTGTGCGTAGTGATCCTGGGGCGCGCGCGCAAATCCGCCATCTCACATTATCTGCTGAGCCTCGCCACCGCTGACCTAGGTATCCTCATCTTTATCGTCCCTGTGTTCATTGTCCGCATGGAAGCCGTCACGTGGCCATTCGGGGAGTTCGGCTGCGTGTTTATGCTACCACTCGCCGAGATGTTCTACCCAGCGTCCATTTGGACAATAACCTTCATCGCTGTGTCGAGATACATCAGCATTGTTAGAAGATCCCATCTCCGCCCCCGCGTGCGAGGCACCAAGTCCTTGAAAGTCACCAAGGCTACCCTCGCGGGTATCTGGCTGGCGGCGTTCCTGTCAGGAAGTCTCCCGATGTTCTTCATGTTCAGGCTGATTAAAGTGCGCTTCAAATGGTTTTGCTCACCGCAGTGGCCGGCGCGTAACACTATAGCTTACGTACGAGCGTACCATCTAATCACCTCGCTTATCCACTACTTTATTCCGCTTGTTATCATTCTGGCGACTTACTGCACCATTCGCAACACCCTCGAGAGTAGCATCGACTTCCATAAGAAGATGCACCAAGGCAGAAAGAATGAAGACTCCAACACCATCGCCCTCAACATCAAATCCAAGCGGATCTTGACTCCCTTAGTGCTGGCCTTTGCAATTCTCATGCTCCCAGTCACCTTAGCAAGACTCCTACAACTATTCAATGTAGCCATCCATTACTACTTGCTTTCGGACATTTTCCTGCTTTGCTTGGCCACCAATAGTGCGATAGATCCGTTCATTTACTACATGGTGAATTCGGAGTTCCGCACGGACCTGATAAATATGTTCAAAGCTAGACCACGTCTGCCTTCGCGTGCCAGCAATATCTCCCTCACTGTAACGTCCCTGCCGAGATCCGGGCGAACTCTGAGTGTGTGCCGGAACACGAGCGACGGGAATGTGCGCAATGAGCCGAGAGACTTGCAAGAGATTGATTTTGCAGTGTTCCCTTACACGCGCACTAACAGTGATGCAGGACTTACCTTTCAGGCAAGAGGAAGGGGGGAGGTGGATCTGTGCGGGATAATAcaaagggaggggagggatactAATTGCAATTGGGACATCCAAAGCGATAGTAGTTCTGGCATCAAAGATCCAACAGAGGGATGCTCTGTTATTTGTGAAAATCGTAACGCCATTGAGTGA
- the LOC5504455 gene encoding U4/U6 small nuclear ribonucleoprotein Prp31, giving the protein MSLADELLADLEEAGEEGIDLDYRDNENDIEEAMETTDIGDISKSVQHVAKLRDSQELTSVLARITEFSEKPRNQVFGPAEADPEYQLIVEANNLTAEVDNEIGIIHKYLRDLYSKRFPELESLVPHALDYIRTVELLGNELEVTKVDLTDILPPATKMVISVTASTTQGEKLDDEEIERVFEACQMVTHLLDAKLKIFEYVESRMAFIAPNISIIVGASTAAKLMGAAGGLTNLGKMPACNVMILGAQKKTLSGFSSAAILPHTGFIYFSPIVQNMPQDMRKKAARIVAAKCTLAARVDSFHESTEGTIGKRLQEEIDKKFEKMVEPPPVKEAKALPRPDDAPRKKRGGRRVRKMKEKFAVTEMRRQANKVEFGKIGEDVYQTDLGFSVGTLGRKENTGRVRTPAVDKKTQVSISKRLQRSLQQSQGYGGQSTVRSARSTVSGTASSVAFTPLQGLEIVNPQAAEKKVADANAKYFSSTAGFLKVAKKD; this is encoded by the exons ATGTCTCTGGCGGACGAATTGTTGGCAGATCTCGAAGAAGCAGGAGAAGAAGGTATAGATCTAGACTACAGGGACAACGAAAATGATATCGAAGAAGCGATGGAGACTACAGATATTGGGGACATCTCCAAATCTGTTCAACACGTCGCCAAACTCAGAGACAGTCAAGAGCTGACCAGTGTTCTAGCAAGAATTACAGAATTCAGTGAAAAACCACGGAATCAAGTGTTTGGTCCGGCGGAAGCGGATCCCGAGTATCAACTGATAGTTGAGGCCAATAACCTTACGGCAGAGGTCGATAATGAGATAGGGATAATTCATAAATATCTGCGTGATTTGTACTCTAAACGCTTTCCTGAGCTTGAATCGCTTGTTCCACATGCATTGGATTACATACGAACGGTTGAATTACTGGGGAATGAGCTTGAAGTGACAAAAGTTGACCTCACAGATATCTTACCACCGGCAACCAAGATGGTTATCAGTGTGACTGCCTCAACAACGCAAGGAGAGAAACTAGATGATGAAGAAATTGAACGAGTGTTTGAGGCTTGTCAAATGGTGACACATTTACTAGATGCTAAGTTGAAAATTTTTGAGTATGTAGAGTCTAGGATGGCTTTCATTGCTCCTAATATATCAATTATTGTTGGGGCATCAACTGCGGCAAAGCTTATGGGTGCGGCTGGTGGACTGACCAACCTTGGGAAGATGCCTGCGTGTAATGTTATGATCCTTGGAGCACAGAAGAAAACTCTGTCTGGCTTCTCGAGTGCTGCTATACTTCCACATACTGGGTTTATTTACTTCAGTCCAATTGTACAG aacaTGCCTCAGGACATGAGAAAGAAAGCTGCTCGTATTGTTGCTGCAAAATGCACTCTTGCTGCCCGAGTCGACAGCTTCCACGAGAGTACTGAAGGTACAATAGGGAAACGTCTGCAAGAGGAGATTGACAAGAAATTTGAAAAGATGGTTGAGCCTCCACCTGTCAAGGAAGCCAAGGCATTGCCGAGACCAGATGACGCCCCAAGGAAAAAAAGAGGTGGCCGTAGAGTGAGAAAGATGAAGGAGAAGTTTGCAGTGACAGAGATGAGGAGACAAGCCAACAAGGTTGAGTTTGGCAAGATTGGGGAGGATGTGTATCAGACTGACTTGGGTTTCTCCGTGGGAACTCTCGGCAGGAAGGAGAATACTGGTAGGGTGCGGACACCTGCGGTTGACAAGAAGACACAAGTCTCCATCTCCAAACGTTTGCAG CGGAGTCTTCAGCAGTCTCAAGGGTATGGAGGTCAGTCCACGGTTCGCAGTGCTCGTAGTACAGTCTCAGGGACAGCATCTAGTGTTGCCTTCACTCCCTTGCAAGGTCTAGAGATTGTCAACCCACAAGCCGCAGAGAAGAAGGTGGCAGATGCGAATGCAAAGTACTTCTCTAGCACTGCTGGCTTCCTTAAGGTTGCAAAGAAGGATTGA
- the LOC5504454 gene encoding small nuclear ribonucleoprotein Sm D2, whose translation MTSLLTKPKSEMTPEELAQREQEEFNTGPLSVLTQSVKNNTQVLINCRNNRKLLARVKAFDRHCNMVLENVKEMWTETPKSGKGKKKAKPVNKDRYIAKMFLRGDSVILVLRNPLATAK comes from the exons ATGACATCCTT ACTTACAAAACCCAAGTCAGAAATGACTCCAGAAGAGCTCGCACAAAGGGAACAGGAAGAGTTTAACACAGGACCTCTCTCTGTGTTGACCCAATCTGTgaaaaacaacacacaagTTCTCATCAACTGTAGAAACAACCGAAAATTGCTGGCTAGAGTGAAAGCCTTTGACAGGCACTGTAACATGGTTCTGGAAAATGTTAAGGAAATGTGGACTGAAACTCCCAAATCTGGCAAAGGAAAGAAGAAAGCTAAGCCAGTCAACAAGGACAGATATATTGCTAAAATGTTTCTTCGAGGGGACTCTGTGATTTTAGTACTAAGAAATCCTCTAGCGACGGCGAAGTGA
- the LOC5504437 gene encoding BRISC and BRCA1-A complex member 2: MAVDMIDRFNPKLAKYISALTAAEELCLSGEPPQIKDPKTGESYPPTSARCHDRFKVVIPFAGQTLRWEVIFSDVDMPPDLSFGSHDAGFVPDITSLQFLNSWDLDDPNSLVSLLQELIGQYKQYQADLVAKIPRLQFDCDFLTSSEEYSDFEILSFRGNQSYENIVNIFIRIPVDLDSIPPYLIAENPGKDIACLLISYQSPEGSVQVTPKLFLSPRLERAFGRSSSLHIPPWGGQNGSCLMDYVPAVHQMLTQKVKAVSSGYRLRKDYVSAFLSLFGGSVLEYDAGKFHSLSLLFKVQGFCCILKIHLSVGFPLDKPSFTLHSIYHESNGIPYHEEHKNYSYSPRWSPSEMAEAARSYLLQAVPEFKESSLSNGTF; this comes from the exons ATGGCCGTCGATATGATCGATAGGTTCAACCCAAAGCTCGCTAAGTACATATCGGCCCTCACAGCTGCAGAAGAGCTTTGTTTAAGCGGTGAGCCACCGCAGATTAAGGACCCCAAGACAGG TGAAAGCTATCCCCCAACCAGCGCAAGGTGCCATGATCGATTCAAAGTCGTCATTCCTTTTGCTGGACAGACATTGAGGT GGGAAGTGATATTTAGTGATGTTGATATGCCTCCCGACCTTTCATTTGGCTCACACGATGCAGGGTTTGTCCCAGATATTACTTCTTTACAG TTCCTCAATTCCTGGGATCTTGATGACCCCAACAGCCTTGTAAGTCTGCTACAAGAGTTGATTGGCCAATACAAGCAATACCAGGCAGATTTGGTTGCGAAAATACCAAGACTGCAATTCGACTGTGACTTTCTTACATCAAGTGAAGAATACAGTGATTTTGAGATTCTGTCCTTCCGTGGAAACCAG AGCTATGAAAATATTGTGAATATTTTTATCAGGATACCTGTTGATCTAGATTCCATTCCACCATATCTTATTGCG GAGAACCCTGGCAAAGACATAGCATGTCTGCTGATTTCATACCAGTCACCGGAGGGATCAGTTCAAGTCACGCCCAAGCTGTTTCTCTCACCTCGGCTAGAACG AGCATTTGGCAGATCATCATCTCTGCACATCCCTCCTTGGGGAGGACAAAATGGATCTTGCCTGATGGACTACGTGCCTGCAGTCCATCAGATGCTCACGCAAAAG GTCAAAGCAGTCAGCTCTGGCTATAGGCTGAGAAAGGATTATGTCTCTGCTTTTCTGAGTTTATTTGGAGG CTCAGTGTTGGAGTATGATGCAGGAAAGTTTCACTCACTGAGCCTTCTTTTCAAAGTCCAGGGATTCTGCTGCATATTAAAAA TCCATTTGTCAGTGGGTTTTCCTCTGGATAAACCATCCTTCACCTTGCACTCAATATACCATGAGTCCAATGGTATCCCATATCACGAGGAACACAAAAATTACTCCTACTCCCCGCGGTGGTCTCCATCAGAAATGGCAGAGGCAGCAAG GAGCTATCTGCTACAAGCTGTACCAGAGTTCAAAGAATCTTCCTTATCCAATGGAACCTTCTGA